The following proteins are encoded in a genomic region of Myxosarcina sp. GI1:
- a CDS encoding response regulator: MSLNPDIRDQAYQFFVEEAKELLQILEEGLLDLKQDHSTAKVHDLMKAAHSIEAGAASVKLKAIAAIAHQLEDFIKALYSDSVKINDELERLLLQGYNCLRHPLLQQIKTGIHDEAVALSTAEPVFSALKLRLGDALKNTNSYIPNANDLGVDIVASIFRIDLLQIIEHLQEVLHHPHNYNLETELRSQLEEGLGFAEQLNLPGFDEILLTATTALDNYPDRVREIIELTIADCKAARTAILAGDRDRGGEVSPQLLALSQAPAKPTDEPSNGLDDLLKIESSNKMSSTDSSEEQLTALEALLVEDNFTEDSVSGSTADHSPIDAAIELLDDNTYRVSACNSKLARPEISKAATSLDCWEIMNKLIGELAIERNSFALQNQQMQSSLGKLTKKLLYLQSVSEKLQEVSERTLWESESHPTAKPTTNEAESELEPSEMERYSLLSSLVREILETAVELEVNVDDVANFSQQNDRHLEVQDRLLGKMRHELIWARMLPLEKVIRRFPGIVRDLSRKEGKPVKLKLTGDDVLVDKAVLEKLYNPLLYLLRHSFAWGIEAPQIRYQQGKPETGTIEIHAYYQGDRTIIDVRDDGRGLELEKIARTAIERGLLSAERAKKASQEEIYNHIFAAEFYRERENGKRSQRGIEMSLVRSQIESLKGKIVVTSIPGKGTTVSLRLPKNLTITKLLICSLGTTAFAIPSDSITELIIPEAEQIKVAEKQRFLLWHQSLIPVLALSKMLPENCSIYPTNLNSKIFKTLTSPQDSPLPLLLVRWRQKFFALEIENTFCELELPIEPIDSAIGKARAFQEIPTPSYICGCSILSDGTLIPVFDGQALIEVLVNTQNNSNKVLDRQVQPTATLDDGRSTSDRADFKQVARAKTIMIIDDSAAMRQTMALSLSKRGYQTIQCSDGKQALKKFRLQSNIDLIICDLEMPVMNGLEFLAMRRRNSQLAKIPIIMLTSRSGNEHYQLAMQLDANGYFTKPYNERDFLQEIDRVLQIGRRSQIIPPCNDEVICDNDNHTKPIASNNLTKKSVLIIDDSASLRRTMALTLEKNGYEVLEARDGCEGLEVLTNNTQIALVICDIEMPNMNGLEFLLKRRQQGELLEIPVAMLTSRQNKKHRILAEQLGANVYFSKPYIEEEFLTAIAQIIKN; this comes from the coding sequence ATGTCTCTCAATCCCGATATTCGCGACCAAGCTTACCAATTCTTTGTTGAAGAAGCAAAAGAACTTTTGCAGATACTAGAAGAGGGCTTGCTCGACCTCAAACAAGACCACAGCACTGCCAAGGTTCACGATTTAATGAAGGCAGCTCATTCAATTGAAGCAGGTGCGGCAAGCGTCAAGCTTAAAGCCATCGCAGCCATAGCACATCAACTGGAAGACTTTATTAAAGCTTTGTATAGCGACAGTGTAAAAATAAATGACGAGCTAGAAAGATTGTTATTGCAAGGTTATAATTGTCTGCGCCATCCTCTGCTCCAGCAAATAAAAACGGGTATTCATGACGAAGCAGTGGCTTTATCTACCGCAGAACCAGTTTTTTCGGCTTTAAAATTACGGTTGGGCGATGCACTTAAAAATACAAATAGCTATATTCCTAATGCCAATGATTTAGGAGTAGATATTGTCGCTTCAATTTTTAGAATAGATTTACTACAGATAATAGAGCATCTTCAAGAGGTTTTACATCACCCCCATAACTACAATTTAGAGACAGAATTGCGATCGCAGTTGGAGGAAGGTTTGGGATTTGCCGAACAGTTAAATTTACCTGGGTTTGACGAAATCCTTCTTACCGCCACAACCGCACTAGATAATTATCCCGATCGCGTTCGAGAAATTATCGAACTGACTATAGCTGACTGTAAAGCTGCTCGCACCGCAATTTTAGCAGGCGATCGCGATCGAGGTGGTGAAGTGTCTCCGCAATTGCTAGCTCTGTCTCAAGCCCCTGCCAAGCCAACTGACGAACCTTCCAATGGCTTAGATGACCTATTAAAAATCGAGTCTTCAAACAAGATGTCCTCAACCGACAGCAGTGAGGAACAGCTAACAGCACTTGAAGCTTTGTTGGTAGAAGATAATTTTACTGAAGATTCTGTCTCAGGCAGTACTGCCGACCATTCTCCTATTGATGCTGCTATAGAGTTGCTCGATGATAATACTTATCGAGTTTCAGCCTGTAACAGCAAATTGGCTCGACCTGAGATATCTAAAGCGGCTACTTCTTTAGACTGTTGGGAAATAATGAATAAACTCATTGGTGAGTTAGCCATCGAGCGTAACAGTTTCGCACTACAAAATCAACAGATGCAAAGTAGTCTCGGCAAACTGACTAAAAAATTACTCTATCTTCAAAGTGTATCGGAGAAACTACAAGAAGTATCGGAGCGGACGCTTTGGGAGTCAGAAAGCCATCCTACTGCAAAACCGACTACTAATGAAGCCGAGTCAGAGTTAGAGCCGTCAGAAATGGAGCGATACAGTTTACTCTCCTCTCTGGTGCGAGAAATACTAGAAACAGCAGTAGAGCTAGAAGTAAATGTCGATGATGTTGCTAATTTTAGCCAACAAAACGATCGCCACCTTGAAGTTCAAGATCGACTGCTAGGAAAAATGCGCCATGAACTTATCTGGGCGCGTATGCTACCTCTAGAAAAAGTTATTCGACGGTTTCCTGGTATAGTGCGCGACTTGTCCCGCAAAGAAGGCAAGCCAGTAAAACTCAAGTTAACTGGTGACGATGTATTGGTAGACAAGGCGGTTTTAGAAAAACTTTACAATCCTCTGCTGTATCTATTGCGTCATAGTTTTGCTTGGGGTATTGAAGCACCTCAAATACGTTACCAGCAAGGAAAACCAGAAACAGGAACTATTGAAATTCACGCCTACTATCAAGGCGATCGCACTATTATCGATGTTAGAGATGATGGACGAGGATTGGAGCTTGAAAAAATTGCTCGAACGGCGATCGAGCGCGGACTCCTTTCTGCCGAACGAGCCAAAAAAGCCAGTCAGGAGGAAATATATAACCATATTTTTGCAGCCGAATTTTATCGCGAGCGAGAAAACGGCAAGCGATCGCAACGGGGAATAGAAATGAGTTTAGTTCGCTCCCAGATAGAATCCTTGAAAGGCAAAATTGTGGTTACTTCTATCCCTGGAAAAGGAACTACCGTTAGCTTGCGTTTACCTAAAAATCTGACTATTACTAAACTGCTAATCTGTTCTTTGGGTACAACTGCTTTTGCTATACCTTCGGACAGTATTACCGAGCTTATTATTCCAGAAGCCGAACAAATTAAAGTAGCCGAGAAGCAAAGATTTTTATTGTGGCATCAAAGTCTAATCCCCGTGCTGGCTTTATCCAAGATGCTGCCAGAGAACTGCTCAATTTACCCGACAAATTTAAACAGTAAAATTTTTAAAACCCTCACCAGTCCTCAAGATTCGCCTTTACCGTTGTTGCTCGTGCGGTGGAGGCAAAAATTCTTTGCTTTAGAGATTGAAAACACATTCTGCGAGCTTGAATTACCAATAGAACCTATTGATAGTGCGATTGGCAAAGCCAGAGCTTTTCAGGAGATCCCTACCCCCAGCTATATCTGCGGTTGTTCGATTCTCAGTGATGGTACTCTCATTCCCGTGTTTGACGGACAAGCTCTAATTGAAGTTTTAGTTAACACTCAAAACAACAGCAATAAAGTCTTAGATCGTCAAGTTCAACCTACAGCAACATTAGATGACGGGCGATCGACTAGTGACAGAGCGGATTTCAAACAAGTAGCTAGAGCCAAAACAATTATGATTATCGATGATTCTGCTGCCATGCGTCAAACTATGGCTTTGAGTTTGAGCAAGCGAGGTTATCAAACTATTCAATGTTCGGACGGCAAACAAGCGTTGAAAAAATTTCGTCTCCAGTCCAATATCGACTTAATTATTTGCGATCTGGAAATGCCAGTGATGAATGGCTTAGAATTTTTGGCAATGCGCCGCCGTAACTCACAATTAGCCAAAATCCCAATAATTATGCTGACTTCTCGTAGTGGGAACGAACACTATCAATTGGCAATGCAGTTAGATGCTAACGGATATTTTACCAAACCCTATAACGAACGAGATTTTTTGCAAGAAATAGACCGAGTGTTGCAAATCGGTCGGCGATCGCAGATTATTCCACCGTGCAACGACGAAGTAATCTGTGACAACGATAATCATACCAAACCAATCGCATCCAACAATTTAACTAAAAAATCTGTTTTGATTATTGATGACTCTGCCTCATTGCGGCGCACTATGGCTTTAACTTTAGAGAAGAATGGTTATGAAGTATTGGAGGCGCGAGATGGATGTGAGGGGTTAGAAGTTCTTACAAACAATACCCAAATTGCTTTAGTAATTTGCGATATCGAAATGCCAAATATGAATGGCTTAGAGTTTTTATTAAAGCGTCGCCAACAAGGGGAACTATTGGAAATTCCCGTAGCAATGCTTACTTCTCGTCAAAATAAAAAACATCGTATTTTAGCCGAACAATTGGGAGCAAATGTTTATTTTTCTAAACCTTACATTGAGGAAGAATTTTTAACGGCGATCGCACAAATTATTAAAAACTAA
- a CDS encoding DUF1802 family protein: MISAASTKQLCHALKEWAIAIEALETGKIIILLRKGGIKEKGGHFQAKHRQVWLYPTYEHQKPQLLKPEFAAEVQPVESGWHPKTVRIGSYAEITEVLALSDRDRVKALHDYHIWNEQMVKERLDWKGERPLFVLLLRVYRLAQPQIIPFDKAYRGCRSWIDLVQSLSLKELTPVFNDDEYEQKVREITNIVKVKSQKSKVKTKMPNL, encoded by the coding sequence ATGATATCTGCTGCTAGTACCAAACAACTTTGTCACGCTTTAAAAGAGTGGGCAATTGCGATCGAAGCTTTAGAAACGGGCAAAATCATTATCCTGCTTCGTAAAGGTGGCATTAAAGAAAAGGGCGGACATTTTCAAGCTAAACATCGGCAGGTTTGGCTATATCCTACCTACGAACATCAAAAACCGCAGTTACTCAAACCAGAATTTGCTGCGGAAGTACAACCAGTGGAGTCTGGTTGGCATCCAAAAACAGTTCGTATTGGCAGCTATGCAGAAATAACCGAGGTTTTAGCACTCAGCGATCGCGATCGCGTCAAAGCTCTACACGACTATCATATTTGGAACGAGCAAATGGTGAAAGAGCGGCTAGATTGGAAGGGCGAGCGACCTTTATTTGTTTTACTACTAAGAGTTTATCGTCTCGCTCAACCGCAAATAATTCCCTTTGACAAAGCATATCGCGGCTGTCGTTCCTGGATAGATTTGGTTCAATCGCTGTCTCTAAAAGAATTAACTCCCGTTTTTAACGATGACGAATACGAGCAAAAAGTCAGAGAAATAACAAATATAGTAAAAGTCAAAAGTCAAAAGTCAAAAGTCA